A window of the Isosphaera pallida ATCC 43644 genome harbors these coding sequences:
- a CDS encoding carbon-nitrogen hydrolase family protein: protein MTIPPLPTESPRVLQVSCVQTHWATPIDANLETTLRFIKEAARVGSRVVLFPEANLTSYFFPYALKLDPVVVERTLRETQDAALKHSIWVIVGTLRKTADRFLNLAHVIAPTGEIVYEYAKVHMAGKDEKTSCRGGDKLALFEIDGILCTLVICRDGRHPELYRLPAMAGAQILFQPSCSSDSIEAVAWKRVAGRAQQPVGPNSKMFHCVANTIGESPDGKQTSSGSSFIREPSGLPLAEAGRHHEELITAVLDLERADLSYVRASMIHPPFLASHWEAMVAAVKARAHLKPE, encoded by the coding sequence ATGACCATCCCCCCTTTGCCCACCGAGTCGCCGCGCGTCTTGCAGGTCTCGTGCGTCCAGACGCATTGGGCGACGCCGATTGACGCGAACCTGGAAACCACCTTGCGGTTCATCAAGGAGGCCGCACGGGTGGGCAGCCGGGTCGTGTTATTTCCCGAGGCCAACCTGACCAGCTATTTCTTTCCCTACGCCCTCAAGCTTGATCCGGTCGTCGTCGAACGGACGCTCAGAGAAACCCAGGACGCCGCCCTCAAGCATTCGATCTGGGTCATTGTTGGCACGTTGCGCAAGACCGCCGATCGCTTCCTCAACCTGGCGCACGTCATCGCGCCCACGGGCGAGATTGTGTATGAATATGCCAAGGTTCATATGGCGGGCAAAGACGAGAAAACCTCCTGTCGGGGCGGCGACAAGCTGGCGCTTTTCGAGATCGATGGGATCCTCTGCACGTTAGTCATCTGTCGGGACGGCCGCCACCCCGAGTTGTATCGTTTGCCAGCAATGGCCGGAGCGCAGATCCTGTTTCAACCGTCGTGCAGTTCCGACTCGATCGAGGCAGTCGCTTGGAAGCGGGTCGCCGGCCGCGCGCAACAGCCGGTGGGGCCCAACTCGAAAATGTTCCACTGCGTGGCCAACACGATCGGCGAGTCGCCCGACGGCAAACAAACCTCCAGCGGCTCCTCCTTCATCCGCGAGCCGTCCGGCCTTCCTCTGGCCGAGGCGGGCCGCCACCACGAGGAGCTCATCACCGCCGTCCTCGATCTCGAACGGGCCGACCTTTCCTACGTTCGCGCTAGCATGATCCATCCCCCGTTCCTCGCATCCCACTGGGAGGCGATGGTCGCGGCGGTCAAAGCCCGCGCCCACCTCAAACCAGAGTAA
- a CDS encoding prenyltransferase/squalene oxidase repeat-containing protein → MTQPSPIFPSHSHSRPCCEGKLTTAPVQVSRRAALGGLLVLGTAAWSGRTVGGTSISIPYGRGDDVPSRETQITRAVAFLKSRQEADGGWSSRRSVGITALAVTALLRSRRLGPADPTIVKGLARLEAALGPNGGFEENGQANYVTSIALMAFHQAAQADPNPEAKTRYDALIRRGQDFLKGIQWTEGKNKTPESDFYGGAGYRGDQSRPDLSNTAFMVEALRETGLPADDPALQKALIFISRCQNQPSEFNDQPWAGKVNDGGFIYTAANGGESKAGGDPATGLRSYAGMTYAGLKSMIHAGLDRDDPRVQGALRYIRNHYTLDENPGLGQVGLYYYYHTFAKAMSLLGEPRFTDAQGVEHDWKAELNAALGRRQNPDGSWVNPADRFMEGDPNLVTSYGLLALAYTG, encoded by the coding sequence ATGACCCAGCCGAGCCCCATTTTCCCGTCTCATTCGCATTCCCGCCCGTGCTGTGAGGGGAAACTTACAACCGCGCCGGTGCAAGTCAGCCGCCGCGCCGCGCTGGGCGGCCTTTTGGTTTTGGGGACCGCCGCCTGGTCGGGCCGAACCGTCGGCGGCACGTCGATTTCCATCCCTTATGGGCGTGGGGACGACGTGCCCAGTCGGGAGACTCAAATCACCCGCGCAGTGGCCTTCCTCAAGAGCCGCCAGGAGGCCGATGGGGGTTGGTCCAGCCGGCGAAGCGTGGGAATCACCGCGTTGGCGGTCACCGCCCTGCTCCGCTCCCGGCGTCTGGGGCCGGCCGATCCGACGATCGTCAAGGGCTTGGCCCGTCTGGAGGCGGCCCTTGGTCCCAACGGCGGCTTCGAGGAGAACGGCCAGGCGAATTATGTCACCTCGATCGCACTGATGGCCTTCCACCAGGCGGCCCAGGCCGACCCCAACCCCGAGGCCAAGACCCGTTACGACGCCCTGATTCGCCGCGGTCAAGATTTCCTCAAGGGCATCCAGTGGACCGAGGGCAAGAACAAGACCCCCGAGAGCGACTTCTACGGCGGAGCAGGCTATCGCGGCGACCAATCCCGCCCCGACCTCTCCAACACCGCCTTCATGGTCGAGGCATTGCGTGAAACCGGCTTGCCCGCCGACGACCCCGCGCTTCAAAAAGCCCTCATTTTTATTTCCCGCTGTCAGAACCAGCCCTCTGAGTTCAACGACCAGCCCTGGGCCGGCAAGGTCAACGACGGTGGCTTTATCTACACCGCGGCCAACGGCGGCGAAAGCAAAGCTGGTGGCGATCCGGCCACCGGCCTGCGGTCCTACGCTGGCATGACCTACGCCGGCCTCAAAAGCATGATCCACGCTGGCCTCGACCGCGACGATCCCCGCGTTCAAGGCGCATTGCGATATATCCGCAACCACTACACCCTCGACGAGAACCCCGGCCTCGGTCAAGTCGGGCTCTATTACTATTATCATACGTTTGCTAAAGCGATGAGTCTGCTGGGCGAACCCCGATTTACGGACGCTCAAGGGGTCGAACATGATTGGAAGGCCGAACTTAACGCCGCCCTTGGCCGTCGCCAAAATCCCGACGGCTCCTGGGTCAACCCCGCCGACCGCTTCATGGAGGGCGACCCCAACCTTGTCACCTCCTACGGTCTGTTAGCGCTGGCCTACACCGGCTGA
- a CDS encoding methyltransferase domain-containing protein, protein MRDHTRAFCRTVAETFECPAPIYEFGSYQVEGQTDLIDLRGFFTGREYVGCDMRPGPGVDRVEDVTRISLPDESVGTILCIETFEHVFEVHRGFDEVFRVLKPGGLFVITSPFYFHIHGYPDDYWRMTPSCLKRWMSRYEGRICGFQGAASTPHTVMALGFKSPAPVDFESRAARFVATYQGWLAETHARETRLNCRRVCRWLRLLGFSKAERRRIREDRRAEFAIECGPPSDASGDRSVDDAPPTIAPRTVWSATMGQPVSLDSRTIPPHHLSRTGTPNRTHSR, encoded by the coding sequence GTGCGCGACCACACCCGAGCGTTTTGTCGAACCGTGGCCGAGACCTTCGAATGTCCCGCGCCGATTTACGAATTCGGTTCCTATCAGGTCGAAGGCCAGACCGATCTGATCGACCTGCGGGGCTTTTTCACCGGGCGTGAATACGTCGGTTGCGACATGAGACCCGGTCCCGGCGTGGATCGGGTCGAGGACGTCACTCGAATCAGCCTGCCCGACGAATCGGTGGGCACCATTCTTTGCATCGAAACGTTCGAGCATGTTTTCGAGGTGCATCGCGGCTTCGACGAGGTCTTCCGCGTTCTCAAGCCGGGCGGCCTGTTCGTAATCACCTCACCGTTTTATTTTCACATTCACGGCTACCCCGACGATTACTGGAGGATGACGCCAAGCTGTCTCAAGCGGTGGATGAGCCGTTACGAGGGGCGGATTTGCGGCTTCCAGGGAGCGGCCAGCACGCCTCACACCGTGATGGCATTGGGATTCAAGAGTCCCGCGCCGGTCGATTTCGAGAGCCGCGCTGCGCGGTTCGTGGCGACGTACCAGGGTTGGTTGGCCGAGACCCACGCCCGCGAGACCCGCCTGAATTGTCGGCGGGTTTGTCGCTGGCTGCGGCTTTTGGGCTTCTCCAAGGCAGAGCGGCGGCGGATTCGGGAGGATCGCCGCGCCGAGTTCGCCATCGAATGCGGGCCGCCGTCGGACGCTTCGGGTGATCGGTCGGTTGACGACGCTCCACCAACCATCGCTCCGCGAACCGTCTGGTCCGCAACAATGGGTCAACCGGTGTCGCTTGATTCGAGGACGATCCCCCCGCATCATCTGTCCCGAACTGGCACGCCAAACCGAACCCATTCCCGTTGA